A single genomic interval of Flavobacterium sp. N2820 harbors:
- a CDS encoding porin family protein has protein sequence MKKVILSAFMLLGLALSAQAQDISKNALGLRLGDNDGFGGEISYQRGLGGNNRLELDLGWRNSKDVDAFKLTGLYQWVWNIEGGFNWYAGVGGGVGSWSYDKNGFSDDGTILFVAGDLGIEYNFNEAPIQLSLDIRPELYFNSDDYREDSFGPDIALGIRYRF, from the coding sequence ATGAAAAAAGTAATTTTATCGGCTTTTATGCTATTAGGCTTAGCATTAAGCGCACAAGCTCAGGACATTTCTAAAAACGCATTAGGTTTGCGTTTAGGTGACAACGATGGCTTTGGAGGAGAAATTTCTTATCAAAGAGGTTTAGGTGGCAATAACCGTTTAGAATTAGATTTAGGGTGGAGAAACAGTAAAGATGTTGATGCTTTTAAATTAACCGGATTATACCAATGGGTTTGGAATATTGAAGGTGGTTTTAATTGGTATGCTGGAGTTGGTGGTGGAGTTGGTAGTTGGAGTTATGATAAAAATGGCTTTAGCGACGATGGAACTATCCTATTTGTAGCAGGTGATTTAGGTATTGAGTATAACTTTAACGAAGCGCCTATTCAACTTTCATTAGACATTCGTCCTGAATTGTATTTCAACTCTGATGATTACAGAGAAGATAGTTTTGGTCCAGATATCGCATTAGGTATCAGATACCGATTTTAA
- the bshA gene encoding N-acetyl-alpha-D-glucosaminyl L-malate synthase BshA: protein MKIAIVCYPTFGGSGVVATELGLELAKRGHEIHFITYSQPVRLALLSPNVHYHEVHVPEYPLFHYQPYELALSSKLVDMVKLYKIDVLHVHYAIPHAYAGYMAKQMLADEGIHIPMVTTLHGTDITLVGNHPFYKPAVSFSINKSDVVTSVSQSLKDDTHRLFEIKKDIVVIPNFIELTKEKQVENIPCHRSLMASEDEMIVTHISNFRKVKRIDDIVKIFYEIQKEVPAKLMMVGEGPEKENAEYLCNQLGIQNKVIFFGNSNEIDKILCFSDLFLLPSETESFGLAALEAMACGVPVISSNSGGLPEVNKDGFSGYLSNVGDVEKMSHDAISLLKDTQKLKQFKINALETAKLFDIQQIMPLYEQVYYQAIHSKNE, encoded by the coding sequence ATGAAAATTGCTATAGTTTGTTATCCTACATTTGGTGGAAGTGGCGTTGTTGCTACCGAACTTGGTTTAGAATTAGCCAAAAGAGGTCACGAAATCCATTTCATTACATACAGTCAACCAGTGCGCTTAGCCTTGTTGAGTCCAAATGTACATTATCATGAAGTTCACGTTCCAGAATATCCATTATTTCATTATCAACCCTATGAACTGGCGCTTTCGAGCAAGTTGGTTGATATGGTAAAATTATACAAAATTGATGTTCTACATGTTCATTATGCAATTCCTCATGCGTATGCGGGTTACATGGCAAAGCAAATGTTAGCGGATGAAGGTATTCATATTCCCATGGTGACTACATTGCACGGAACAGATATTACTTTAGTTGGAAACCATCCATTTTATAAGCCAGCAGTAAGTTTTAGTATCAATAAATCAGATGTTGTTACTAGTGTTTCACAAAGCTTAAAAGATGATACACATCGTTTGTTTGAGATAAAAAAAGATATTGTTGTTATTCCAAATTTTATCGAATTAACAAAAGAAAAACAAGTTGAAAATATACCGTGTCATCGATCATTGATGGCCTCAGAAGACGAAATGATAGTGACGCATATTTCTAATTTTAGAAAAGTTAAACGAATTGATGATATTGTAAAGATTTTTTACGAAATACAAAAAGAAGTTCCTGCAAAATTAATGATGGTTGGCGAAGGTCCTGAAAAAGAAAATGCAGAATACTTATGCAACCAATTAGGGATTCAAAACAAAGTAATTTTCTTTGGTAATAGTAATGAAATTGATAAAATTTTATGTTTTTCAGATTTATTCTTGTTGCCTTCAGAAACCGAAAGTTTTGGTTTAGCTGCTTTAGAAGCTATGGCTTGTGGAGTTCCCGTTATTTCTAGTAATTCAGGAGGATTACCCGAAGTAAATAAAGATGGTTTTTCGGGTTATTTAAGTAATGTAGGCGATGTTGAAAAAATGAGTCACGATGCAATTTCACTATTAAAAGACACACAAAAACTTAAACAATTTAAAATTAATGCATTAGAAACGGCAAAATTATTTGATATTCAACAAATTATGCCTTTGTATGAACAAGTTTATTATCAAGCAATCCATTCTAAAAATGAATAA
- a CDS encoding DUF1801 domain-containing protein translates to MTSTATTVDQYINEAPEERREALQKLRNVILENLPEGYQEAMGYGMPGFVVPHSIYPKGYHCDPKQPLPFMGFASQKNSINFYHMGIYANPALYEWFVAEYPKHSKQKLDLGKSCLRIKKPENIPFELIGELVKKISVADWIALYEKAFNK, encoded by the coding sequence ATGACATCAACAGCAACAACAGTAGACCAATACATCAACGAAGCTCCTGAAGAAAGAAGAGAAGCGTTGCAAAAATTAAGAAATGTGATCTTAGAAAATCTTCCAGAAGGATATCAAGAAGCCATGGGATATGGTATGCCGGGTTTTGTTGTACCGCATTCGATTTATCCAAAAGGGTATCATTGTGATCCAAAACAACCGTTGCCTTTTATGGGATTTGCAAGTCAGAAAAACAGTATCAATTTTTATCACATGGGAATTTATGCAAATCCAGCATTGTACGAATGGTTTGTGGCTGAATATCCAAAACATTCTAAACAAAAATTAGATTTAGGTAAAAGTTGTTTGCGCATCAAAAAACCTGAAAATATTCCGTTTGAATTGATAGGTGAGTTGGTAAAGAAAATTTCTGTTGCCGATTGGATTGCTCTTTACGAAAAAGCCTTCAATAAATAA
- a CDS encoding (Fe-S)-binding protein, producing MSENLIVPTMAEMMAQGKQPDVLFWVGCAGSFDDRAKKITKAFVKILNRANVSFAVLGTEESCTGDPAKRAGNEFLFQMQAMTNIEVMNAYEVKRIVTACPHCFNTIKNEYPELGGKYEVLHHTEFIKSLLNEGKLTIEGGQFKGKRITFHDPCYLGRANNVYEAPRELIQKLDAELVEMKRSRANGLCCGAGGAQMFKEPEKGNKDINIERTEDALETQPEIIAAGCPFCNTMLTDGIKFKEKEASVKVLDVAELIANAQDL from the coding sequence ATGTCAGAAAATTTAATAGTTCCTACAATGGCCGAAATGATGGCACAAGGCAAACAACCAGATGTTTTGTTTTGGGTAGGATGCGCAGGAAGTTTTGATGATAGAGCCAAAAAAATCACTAAAGCTTTTGTTAAAATATTAAACAGAGCAAATGTTTCTTTCGCAGTTTTAGGAACAGAAGAAAGTTGTACCGGTGATCCAGCAAAAAGAGCAGGAAATGAATTCTTGTTCCAAATGCAAGCTATGACAAATATTGAAGTCATGAATGCTTATGAAGTGAAGCGAATAGTAACAGCTTGTCCACATTGTTTCAATACAATTAAAAATGAATATCCAGAATTAGGTGGAAAATATGAAGTTTTGCATCATACAGAATTCATTAAATCATTATTAAACGAAGGTAAATTAACTATTGAAGGCGGACAATTTAAAGGAAAACGAATTACTTTTCATGATCCATGTTATCTAGGTAGAGCCAATAATGTTTATGAAGCGCCACGTGAATTAATTCAAAAATTAGACGCTGAATTAGTAGAAATGAAACGTTCTCGTGCCAATGGATTATGTTGTGGTGCAGGTGGTGCTCAAATGTTCAAAGAGCCAGAAAAAGGAAACAAAGACATCAACATTGAACGAACAGAAGATGCTTTAGAAACCCAGCCCGAAATCATTGCTGCCGGTTGTCCTTTTTGCAATACAATGTTAACTGACGGAATAAAATTTAAAGAAAAAGAAGCTTCTGTTAAGGTCCTTGACGTTGCCGAATTAATTGCAAATGCTCAAGATTTATAA
- a CDS encoding phosphoheptose isomerase, which yields MKQEEIEGKLQAISVNGEQLSPILPEGIKNYLIDIDGTICDDIPNEEPERMATAAVYPDALVTLNKWYDEGHIIFFFTSRTEAHREVTEAWLKLHGFKYHGMLMGKPRGGNYHWIDNHLVKATRYKGKFTDLIDKEVTIQVFDDEHQE from the coding sequence ATGAAACAAGAAGAAATCGAAGGTAAATTACAGGCTATTTCTGTAAATGGAGAGCAATTAAGCCCAATATTACCAGAAGGAATAAAAAACTATTTAATAGATATTGACGGAACAATTTGCGATGACATTCCTAATGAAGAACCTGAAAGAATGGCAACAGCAGCTGTATATCCAGATGCGTTGGTTACACTAAATAAATGGTATGATGAAGGCCACATTATTTTCTTTTTTACTTCAAGAACAGAAGCACATAGAGAAGTTACTGAAGCATGGTTGAAATTGCATGGATTCAAATATCATGGTATGTTAATGGGAAAACCAAGAGGAGGAAACTACCACTGGATTGATAATCACTTAGTAAAAGCAACGCGTTACAAAGGAAAATTCACCGATTTAATTGACAAAGAAGTTACCATTCAAGTATTTGACGATGAACATCAAGAATAA
- a CDS encoding protease complex subunit PrcB family protein gives MNKIVPFVVILLLSCTTPKPVVLNTSFSTIYKNSNGGAENTGYLHITNNEDYIKFIETLKIDESEFNKLVTINFKENDVVVLNQGQKTSGGYAIDVAQINWENETLLIKKLETFPTKDEMVTMVLTSPYCITIIPKTKSIKVY, from the coding sequence ATGAATAAAATAGTACCTTTTGTAGTTATATTATTATTGTCGTGCACAACACCAAAACCAGTAGTTTTGAATACATCATTTTCTACGATATATAAAAATTCAAATGGTGGTGCTGAAAATACAGGTTATTTGCATATAACCAATAATGAAGATTATATAAAATTTATAGAAACTTTAAAAATTGACGAATCAGAATTTAATAAATTGGTCACAATTAATTTTAAAGAAAATGATGTTGTTGTCCTAAATCAAGGACAAAAAACATCTGGAGGATATGCTATAGATGTTGCTCAAATTAATTGGGAAAATGAAACACTTTTGATCAAGAAGCTAGAAACATTTCCAACTAAAGATGAAATGGTAACAATGGTATTGACTTCCCCATATTGCATTACCATTATTCCAAAAACAAAAAGCATAAAAGTTTACTAA
- a CDS encoding (Fe-S)-binding protein translates to MNFLDNIFFALLLAVGIGYFAINVKKLIRNINLGRDVNRSDNSSERWKNMAMVALGQSKMVKRPIAGFLHIIVYVGFVIINIEVIEIIIDGLFGTHRVLSFMGVFYDVLIGSFEILAFLVLVAVIVFWIRRNFTNIARFTSSDLKGKPKNDANYILYFEIVLMSLFLLMNAADLHLQNLGIGHYNQAGSFPISQFIAPIFNGMSEGLVVIIERTAWWLHIVGILIFLNYLYFSKHLHILLAFPNTYFADLNAKGKLDNLESVTNEVKLMMDPTADPFAAPSNPDAVPAKFGASDVQDLNWVQLLNAYSCTECGRCTSSCPANQTGKKLSPRKIMMDTRDRLEEVGKNIDLNKGVFVEDGKSLLNDYITTEELWACTSCNACVEECPINISPLSIIIDMRRYLVMEQSAAPTELNNVMTNIENNGAPWQYNQMDRLNWANEE, encoded by the coding sequence ATGAATTTTTTAGATAATATTTTCTTCGCATTGCTTTTAGCAGTAGGTATAGGTTATTTTGCAATCAATGTTAAAAAATTAATCCGAAATATCAATTTAGGCCGAGATGTAAATCGTAGTGATAATTCCTCTGAAAGATGGAAAAACATGGCTATGGTTGCACTTGGACAATCCAAAATGGTCAAAAGACCAATTGCTGGTTTTTTGCACATTATTGTGTATGTCGGTTTTGTCATTATCAATATTGAGGTAATTGAAATTATTATTGATGGTCTTTTTGGAACACATAGAGTACTTTCTTTCATGGGTGTATTTTATGATGTTTTAATAGGTTCTTTTGAAATTTTAGCCTTCTTAGTCTTAGTTGCTGTAATTGTATTTTGGATTAGAAGAAATTTTACAAACATTGCACGTTTTACTAGCTCAGATTTGAAAGGTAAACCAAAGAACGACGCCAATTATATTTTATATTTTGAAATTGTATTAATGTCTTTATTTCTGTTAATGAATGCAGCTGATTTACATTTGCAAAATTTAGGAATTGGCCATTACAATCAAGCAGGAAGTTTTCCAATTTCTCAATTTATCGCACCTATTTTTAATGGGATGAGCGAAGGTCTTGTTGTTATCATTGAAAGAACTGCTTGGTGGTTACATATCGTCGGAATATTAATTTTCTTAAATTATTTATATTTTTCAAAGCATTTACATATTTTATTAGCATTTCCAAATACTTATTTTGCCGATTTGAATGCAAAAGGAAAATTAGATAATTTAGAAAGTGTTACCAACGAAGTTAAATTAATGATGGATCCAACGGCAGATCCTTTTGCAGCGCCATCAAATCCAGATGCAGTTCCAGCTAAATTTGGAGCTTCAGATGTGCAAGATTTAAATTGGGTACAACTACTCAATGCATACAGTTGTACCGAATGTGGACGTTGTACTTCATCTTGCCCTGCAAATCAAACCGGTAAAAAATTATCGCCAAGAAAGATAATGATGGATACTAGAGATAGGCTAGAGGAAGTTGGAAAAAATATAGATTTAAACAAAGGCGTTTTTGTTGAAGATGGAAAATCATTACTAAATGATTACATCACAACCGAAGAATTATGGGCTTGTACTTCTTGTAATGCTTGCGTAGAAGAATGTCCAATTAATATTAGTCCACTTTCAATTATTATAGATATGCGTCGTTATTTAGTTATGGAACAAAGTGCTGCTCCAACCGAATTAAATAATGTAATGACAAATATTGAAAATAATGGAGCACCATGGCAATATAATCAGATGGATCGCTTAAACTGGGCAAACGAAGAATAA
- a CDS encoding glycoside hydrolase family 3 N-terminal domain-containing protein: protein MRYLLIFILFSVVSFAQKKSNLSQEAWVDSVYNQLSFDEKVGQLFMVAAYSNKDEAHNKSIDKLVEENKIGGLIFFQGGPVRQAKLTNRYQAKSKVPMFIGIDAEWGLSMRLDSTYRYPWNMTLGAVQDMKLIEKAGNQMAKQSKRMGIHFNFAPVVDINTNPKNPIIGNRSFGETKENVTLRALALMKGLQDEGVYATAKHFPGHGDTSTDSHHTLPIVKFDKNRLDAVELYPYKELIKNGLASVMVAHLNVPSIEPRENYPTSISYNVVTNILKNELQFEGLIFTDALNMKGASNFKKPGDIDLEAFLAGNDVLLFAENVPVAIKKFNEAKKEGRLTEERLAYSVKKILAYKYKANLHNYQPIVLENLYNDLNAVEFEALNYQLYENAVTVIKNDTKSIPIAQLDKEKIAYVKLGNDTSDVFLAQLKNYANVTEITSKNLDNVLTELEGYTKVIIGYHKSDGAWRNHNLTFRELLWINQIGKQNDVILTFFTKPYSLLTIKNFESIETIIIGYQNNAISQTVVPQVIFGAIGSKGKLPVSIEEHFKVNEGIETLAIQRLGFEMPENVGMDSKILTKIDAIAKLAIDKKMTPGLQIVVARKGKVVYQKSFGNHTYDEGAPKVQNTDLYDIASLTKIIGTLPNVMQEFDKGNLTLETKLKAMLPVFKGSNKEDASVLDMLTHQARFQPWIPFYKATLDSLNKPSEQYYRTRPTVEFQLKVAEDLYLRRDYNDTILKVIADSELLPKKQYKYSDFSFILFKEYLERENGKSLEYLAENNFYKHLGATSLTYNPLHKFDKSVIIPTENDNYFRYQAVHGYVHDMAAAMQGGISGHAGLFSNALDIAKVMQMYLQKGNYGGKQFITEETLQKFNTCYFCKDGNRRGVGFDKPQLGNEGPTCGCVSLTSFGHTGFTGTMTWADPEKEIVYVFLSNRTFPDSNASNKLSKENIRENIQKVIYESIIE from the coding sequence ATGCGATATTTACTCATTTTTATACTTTTTTCAGTTGTTTCATTTGCACAAAAAAAATCCAATCTTTCACAAGAAGCTTGGGTAGATAGCGTTTATAACCAACTTTCATTTGACGAAAAAGTAGGACAACTGTTTATGGTCGCAGCTTATTCTAACAAAGATGAAGCACACAACAAGTCAATCGATAAATTGGTGGAAGAAAATAAAATTGGTGGTTTGATCTTTTTTCAAGGCGGACCTGTACGCCAAGCAAAATTGACAAACCGTTATCAAGCCAAATCAAAAGTTCCAATGTTTATTGGAATTGACGCCGAATGGGGTTTGAGTATGCGATTAGATTCTACCTATCGTTATCCATGGAATATGACACTGGGTGCAGTGCAAGACATGAAATTGATAGAAAAAGCCGGAAATCAGATGGCAAAACAGTCAAAACGAATGGGAATTCATTTCAATTTTGCACCGGTTGTAGATATAAATACAAATCCAAAAAATCCAATTATTGGAAACCGTTCATTTGGTGAAACAAAAGAAAATGTAACACTTCGTGCTTTGGCTTTAATGAAAGGCTTACAAGACGAAGGTGTATACGCAACAGCAAAACATTTCCCTGGTCATGGCGATACTTCAACCGATTCACACCATACATTGCCTATAGTAAAATTTGACAAAAATCGATTGGATGCTGTTGAATTATATCCGTATAAAGAATTAATTAAAAATGGCTTAGCTAGTGTAATGGTAGCGCATTTGAATGTGCCAAGTATTGAGCCAAGAGAAAATTATCCAACTTCAATTTCATATAATGTTGTAACAAATATTTTAAAAAACGAATTGCAATTTGAAGGTTTGATTTTTACCGACGCACTAAATATGAAAGGTGCAAGTAATTTTAAAAAACCCGGTGATATTGATTTGGAAGCATTTTTAGCAGGAAATGATGTATTACTTTTTGCCGAAAATGTACCTGTTGCCATCAAAAAATTTAATGAAGCAAAAAAAGAAGGTAGATTAACGGAAGAGCGTTTGGCCTATTCGGTTAAGAAGATTTTAGCTTATAAATACAAAGCAAATTTACATAATTATCAGCCAATTGTGTTAGAAAATTTATATAACGATTTGAATGCTGTAGAATTTGAAGCATTGAACTATCAGTTGTATGAAAATGCAGTGACAGTAATTAAAAATGACACCAAATCAATTCCTATTGCGCAATTAGATAAAGAAAAAATTGCTTATGTAAAATTAGGAAATGATACTTCGGATGTGTTTTTAGCACAATTAAAAAACTATGCAAATGTTACTGAAATTACTTCAAAAAATTTAGACAATGTTTTAACGGAATTAGAGGGTTATACAAAAGTAATTATTGGGTATCATAAATCTGATGGGGCGTGGAGAAATCATAATTTGACATTTAGAGAATTGCTTTGGATTAATCAAATTGGAAAACAAAATGATGTAATTCTAACATTTTTCACGAAACCGTATTCATTGTTGACCATCAAAAATTTCGAATCAATTGAAACGATAATTATTGGTTATCAAAATAATGCTATTTCACAAACTGTGGTTCCTCAAGTGATTTTTGGAGCAATTGGTTCAAAAGGAAAATTACCAGTTTCCATTGAAGAACACTTCAAAGTAAATGAAGGAATAGAAACGCTTGCCATTCAAAGATTAGGTTTTGAAATGCCTGAAAATGTGGGAATGGATTCTAAAATTTTAACCAAAATAGATGCTATTGCTAAATTAGCTATCGATAAAAAAATGACACCCGGATTGCAAATTGTGGTAGCTCGAAAAGGAAAAGTGGTGTATCAAAAATCATTTGGAAATCATACATATGATGAAGGCGCGCCAAAAGTGCAAAATACAGATTTATATGATATTGCTTCGTTGACAAAAATTATCGGGACATTGCCAAACGTAATGCAAGAATTTGACAAAGGTAATTTAACATTGGAAACCAAATTAAAAGCAATGCTGCCCGTTTTTAAAGGTTCGAATAAAGAAGATGCATCAGTTTTAGACATGTTAACACATCAAGCACGTTTTCAACCTTGGATTCCGTTTTATAAAGCAACGTTGGATAGTTTAAACAAGCCTAGTGAACAATATTATAGAACGCGTCCAACAGTTGAATTTCAGTTAAAAGTAGCCGAAGATTTGTATTTGAGAAGAGATTATAATGACACCATTTTAAAAGTAATAGCTGATAGTGAGCTTTTGCCAAAAAAACAATATAAATACAGTGATTTTTCATTTATTTTATTCAAAGAATATTTAGAAAGAGAAAACGGAAAATCATTAGAATATTTAGCAGAAAACAACTTTTATAAGCATTTAGGAGCAACTTCTTTGACTTATAATCCATTGCACAAATTTGATAAAAGTGTCATAATTCCAACAGAAAACGATAATTATTTCAGATACCAAGCTGTGCATGGATATGTGCATGATATGGCAGCAGCAATGCAAGGTGGAATTTCGGGTCATGCTGGATTATTTTCAAACGCTTTAGATATTGCCAAAGTGATGCAAATGTACCTACAAAAAGGAAATTATGGTGGTAAACAATTTATTACAGAAGAAACGTTACAAAAGTTCAATACCTGTTATTTTTGTAAAGATGGCAATAGAAGAGGAGTTGGTTTTGATAAACCGCAATTAGGAAATGAAGGACCAACTTGTGGTTGTGTATCTTTAACAAGTTTTGGACATACGGGATTTACAGGAACTATGACTTGGGCTGACCCAGAAAAGGAAATTGTATACGTTTTTTTATCCAACAGAACATTTCCCGATTCAAATGCTTCCAATAAATTATCTAAAGAAAATATAAGAGAAAATATTCAAAAAGTGATTTATGAGAGTATTATAGAATAA
- a CDS encoding ABC transporter ATPase, producing MYVPFDTLPEEAKIWIYQSNRKFSDEEIQEIEKDLTSFLEDWSAHGQQLEASFVTKYNRFIIIAVNQEVQAATGCSIDASVQFIQNLEQKYGVDLLDKMNVTFKMGEHVAFKTLIEFKKLAKEKAVSGNTIVFNNLVNTVGEWQDFWEVPANESWHNRFF from the coding sequence ATGTACGTACCATTTGATACATTACCTGAAGAAGCAAAAATTTGGATATACCAATCCAATAGAAAGTTCTCTGATGAAGAAATTCAAGAAATTGAAAAAGATTTAACTTCTTTTTTAGAAGATTGGTCAGCTCACGGACAACAATTAGAAGCTTCTTTTGTAACAAAATACAATCGTTTCATCATTATCGCTGTGAATCAAGAAGTGCAAGCAGCTACAGGGTGTTCCATTGATGCTTCTGTTCAGTTTATTCAAAATTTAGAGCAAAAATATGGTGTTGATTTATTGGATAAAATGAACGTTACCTTCAAAATGGGTGAACATGTAGCATTTAAAACACTAATCGAATTTAAAAAATTAGCCAAAGAAAAAGCCGTTTCGGGTAATACAATTGTTTTTAATAATTTAGTAAATACCGTAGGAGAATGGCAAGATTTTTGGGAAGTTCCAGCTAACGAAAGTTGGCATAATAGATTTTTCTAA